Proteins from one Coffea arabica cultivar ET-39 chromosome 8c, Coffea Arabica ET-39 HiFi, whole genome shotgun sequence genomic window:
- the LOC113706423 gene encoding thylakoid lumenal protein TL20.3, chloroplastic-like isoform X2 produces MRESNFSGSTFNGAYLEKAVAYKANFTGADLSDTLMDRMVLNEANFTNAILARSVLTRSDLGGATIEGADFSDAVIDLPQKQALCKYASGTNPITGISTRKSLGCGNSRRNAYGSPSSPLLSAPPKKLLDRDGYCDPTTGLCDAN; encoded by the exons ATGAGGGAATCAAATTTTAGTGGTTCAACTTTCAATGGTGCGTACCTCGAGAAAGCTGTTGCATACAAGGCAAATTTCACAG GCGCAGATTTAAGTGACACCTTGATGGATCGAATG GTTCTTAATGAGGCAAATTTCACCAATGCAATCCTGGCTAGATCAGTTCTCACCCGCAGTGATCTTGGGGGTGCTACTATTGAGGGTGCTGACTTTAGTGATGCAGTGATAGACCTTCCCCAAAAACAG GCTCTTTGCAAATATGCAAGTGGCACAAATCCTATAACAGGGATAAGTACCAGAAAAAGTCTAGGTTGTGGAAACAGTCGAAGAAACGCCTACGGTTCCCCTTCTTCACCTCTCCTTAGTGCTCCGCCAAAGAAATTGCTTGACCGTGATGGATATTGTGATCCAACCACCGGCCTATGTGATGCAAATTAA
- the LOC113706401 gene encoding NAC domain-containing protein 7, with protein sequence MNTFSHVPPGFRFHPTDEELVDYYLRKKIASKRIDLDVIKDVDLYRIEPWDLQELCKIGTEEQNEWYFFSHKDKKYPTGTRTNRATKAGFWKATGRDKAIYSKHSLIGMRKTLVFYKGRAPNGQKSDWIMHEYRLETNENGTPQEEGWVVCRVFKKRLTTVRKEGDLESLCWYDDQVSFMPEFDSPRRIPQSYSSYNPQYSCKQEFELQNNIPQDVFLQLPQLESPKVPQSITNVSCSLMVPYGFDRSSGSILQSSTLAHEAPHLQQSHQAQIVYINNTDQGVEQVTDWRVLDKFVASQLSHEDAAKQTAYSDGPSSLQVAEHMNMLVNDESKQQEMTSPEFGCVSAPSPQVIFGSKNMLI encoded by the exons ATGAATACTTTTTCACACGTTCCTCCAGGTTTTAGATTCCATCCTACAGATGAAGAATTAGTTGACTACTATCTACGGAAGAAGATTGCTTCAAAAAGAATTGATCTAGATGTAATTAAGGATGTTGATCTTTACAGAATCGAACCATGGGATCTTCAAG AACTTTGCAAGATAGGTACCGAGGAGCAGAATGAGTGGTATTTCTTTAGTCATAAGGATAAGAAGTATCCAACTGGAACACGCACTAATAGAGCTACAAAGGCAGGATTCTGGAAAGCTACAGGAAGAGACAAAGCTATTTACTCTAAGCATAGTTTAATTGGCATGAGAAAGACCTTGGTATTTTATAAAGGTCGAGCCCCAAATGGACAAAAATCAGACTGGATAATGCATGAATACAGACTAGAAACCAATGAGAATGGGACTCCTCAG GAAGAAGGATGGGTTGTGTGTAGGGTGTTCAAGAAGAGATTGACAACTGTACGGAAGGAAGGAGACCTCGAGTCACTATGTTGGTACGATGATCAAGTTTCTTTCATGCCCGAATTTGACTCTCCAAGGCGGATACCTCAATCATATTCGTCATACAATCCTCAGTATTCCTGCAAGCAAGAGTTTGAACTGCAAAACAACATCCCCCAGGATGTATTCCTCCAGCTTCCTCAACTTGAGAGCCCTAAAGTTCCACAGTCGATCACCAATGTAAGCTGCAGTTTAATGGTACCATACGGTTTTGATAGGAGCAGTGGAAGCATTTTACAGTCTTCAACACTTGCGCATGAAGCACCACATCTGCAACAAAGCCACCAAGCCCAAATAGTTTACATTAACAACACTGATCAAGGTGTTGAACAAGTGACTGATTGGCGAGTTCTCGACAAGTTTGTCGCATCTCAGCTAAGTCATGAAGATGCAGCAAAGCAGACTGCCTATTCTGATGGACCTTCTTCACTTCAAGTGGCAGAACACATGAATATGCTAGTGAATGATGaatcaaagcaacaagaaatGACGTCACCAGAATTTGGCTGTGTATCCGCCCCGAGTCCTCAAGTGATCTTTGGAAGTAAGAATATGTTAATTTAA
- the LOC140013175 gene encoding axial regulator YABBY 5-like isoform X1: MSSSSTSSTTTTLSLDHLASSEQLCYVHCNICDTVLAVYCFTTGISSPLFDILINPSFSIDPSVSVPCTSLFQTVTVRCGHCTNLLPVNMRGLLLPSANQLHNHFGHTFFSPSPNFLDQISSPTPNFLMNQTTASDFTLPPQTGFSDLPRPPVMNRPPERRQRIPSAYNRFIKEEIQRIKATNPDISHREAFSAAAKNWAHFPHIQFGLMPDQTV; this comes from the exons ATGTCCTCCTCTTCTACTAGTTCCACTACAACTACTTTGtcattggaccacctcgcttCTTCCGAGCAGCTGTGCTATGTCCATTGCAACATATGCGACACCGTCCTCGCGGTATACTGTTTCACTACTGGCATTTCTtctcccctttttgatattttaatcAATCCATCCTTTTCCATTGATCCATCA gtgagtgttccatgtACAAGTTTGTTCCAAACTGTCACGGTCCGCTGCGGCCATTGCACTAATCttttgccggtgaacatgagaGGGTTGCTCTTGCCTTCAGCTAACCAGCTCCATAATCACTTTGGCCATACATTCTTCTCTCCTTCCCCTAACTTTCTG GATCAAATCTCAAGCCCGACTCCCAACTTTCTGATGAATCAGACTACAGCAAGTGACTTCACTCTACCTCCTCAGACGGGATTCAGTGACCTTCCTAGGCCACCGGTTATGAACAGAC CTCCAGAGAGGAGACAGAGAATCCCTTCTGCTTACAACCGATTCATCAA GGAGGAGATCCAACGCATTAAGGCAACAAATCCTGATATTAGCCATAGGGAGGCTTTCAGCGCAGCTGCAAAAAAT
- the LOC113706423 gene encoding thylakoid lumenal protein TL20.3, chloroplastic-like isoform X1, with translation MALSSTSLLPMKSFTIPSPSCAYRCFFPQQSALRPLKVICQLDQQGKNATEPKWRKLVSTALAAAAVVTFSTNLSALADLNKYEAETRGEFGIGSAAQFGSADLKKAVHVNETFRRANFTAADMRESNFSGSTFNGAYLEKAVAYKANFTGADLSDTLMDRMVLNEANFTNAILARSVLTRSDLGGATIEGADFSDAVIDLPQKQALCKYASGTNPITGISTRKSLGCGNSRRNAYGSPSSPLLSAPPKKLLDRDGYCDPTTGLCDAN, from the exons ATGGCACTCTCTTCAACCTCTTTGCTTCCAATGAAATCATTTACCATCCCTTCACCTTCTTGTGCTTACAGATGCTTCTTTCCTCAGCAATCTGCTCTCAGGCCCTTGAAGGTAATCTGTCAACTTGACCAACAAGGAAAAAATGCCACAG AACCTAAGTGGAGAAAGCTGGTTTCAACTGCACTGGCTGCGGCTGCTGTTGTGACATTTAGCACCAACCTGTCTGCCTTGGCTGACCTCAACAAATACGAGGCAGAAACTCGTGGCGAGTTTGGGATTGGTTCAGCTGCTCAATTTGGCTCTGCAGACCTCAA AAAAGCGGTCCATGTAAACGAGACCTTCAG AAGAGCCAATTTCACAGCTGCTGACATGAGGGAATCAAATTTTAGTGGTTCAACTTTCAATGGTGCGTACCTCGAGAAAGCTGTTGCATACAAGGCAAATTTCACAG GCGCAGATTTAAGTGACACCTTGATGGATCGAATG GTTCTTAATGAGGCAAATTTCACCAATGCAATCCTGGCTAGATCAGTTCTCACCCGCAGTGATCTTGGGGGTGCTACTATTGAGGGTGCTGACTTTAGTGATGCAGTGATAGACCTTCCCCAAAAACAG GCTCTTTGCAAATATGCAAGTGGCACAAATCCTATAACAGGGATAAGTACCAGAAAAAGTCTAGGTTGTGGAAACAGTCGAAGAAACGCCTACGGTTCCCCTTCTTCACCTCTCCTTAGTGCTCCGCCAAAGAAATTGCTTGACCGTGATGGATATTGTGATCCAACCACCGGCCTATGTGATGCAAATTAA
- the LOC140013175 gene encoding protein YABBY 4-like isoform X4, translating to MSSSSTSSTTTTLSLDHLASSEQLCYVHCNICDTVLAVSVPCTSLFQTVTVRCGHCTNLLPVNMRGLLLPSANQLHNHFGHTFFSPSPNFLDQISSPTPNFLMNQTTASDFTLPPQTGFSDLPRPPVMNRPPERRQRIPSAYNRFIKEEIQRIKATNPDISHREAFSAAAKNWAHFPHIQFGLMPDQTV from the exons ATGTCCTCCTCTTCTACTAGTTCCACTACAACTACTTTGtcattggaccacctcgcttCTTCCGAGCAGCTGTGCTATGTCCATTGCAACATATGCGACACCGTCCTCGCG gtgagtgttccatgtACAAGTTTGTTCCAAACTGTCACGGTCCGCTGCGGCCATTGCACTAATCttttgccggtgaacatgagaGGGTTGCTCTTGCCTTCAGCTAACCAGCTCCATAATCACTTTGGCCATACATTCTTCTCTCCTTCCCCTAACTTTCTG GATCAAATCTCAAGCCCGACTCCCAACTTTCTGATGAATCAGACTACAGCAAGTGACTTCACTCTACCTCCTCAGACGGGATTCAGTGACCTTCCTAGGCCACCGGTTATGAACAGAC CTCCAGAGAGGAGACAGAGAATCCCTTCTGCTTACAACCGATTCATCAA GGAGGAGATCCAACGCATTAAGGCAACAAATCCTGATATTAGCCATAGGGAGGCTTTCAGCGCAGCTGCAAAAAAT